In Paraconexibacter algicola, the following proteins share a genomic window:
- a CDS encoding PucR family transcriptional regulator: MPADAPPTQVTVDEARELAATWARGLDRLAADMYAFLVQHIPEAAEPDLAGLTLASCASNIEALLSMIRHGIPVSATEAPVAALEHARRMAVRGRGVDATLRFYRLGHAHLWEQWSAALAAAVPDRDRLVVALQETAAFTFHYIDQVSARVGAEHIAERERLQRRAALVRADVVRSVLAGERVDPGAAERALGHPLAPPHLAFVCWTAGDPAALERAAQALAQVLGGPRPLLVPDGPAVLGVWAIAGPGPVPTDALARAVRDAAPEVHVACGAPAPGLAGFRVSREQAERARRVAQLADRRPGLTAYAEVALADLLSRDLEAARAFVAAELGALADPHDGAAGRAREALAAVVAPDGGIAAAARALDLHRNTVLQRVRRGEELRGRPLTERPAELHAALLLAQVLGPAVLRS; this comes from the coding sequence GTGCCCGCCGACGCACCCCCCACCCAGGTCACCGTCGACGAGGCGCGCGAGCTCGCCGCGACCTGGGCCCGCGGCCTGGACCGGCTGGCCGCCGACATGTACGCGTTCCTCGTCCAGCACATCCCCGAGGCCGCCGAGCCGGACCTCGCCGGCCTGACGCTCGCCTCGTGCGCGTCGAACATCGAGGCGCTCCTGTCGATGATCCGCCACGGCATCCCCGTGTCGGCGACCGAGGCGCCCGTCGCCGCGCTCGAGCACGCCCGCCGGATGGCGGTGCGCGGCCGTGGCGTCGACGCGACCCTGCGGTTCTACCGGCTCGGGCACGCGCACCTCTGGGAGCAGTGGAGCGCGGCGCTCGCCGCGGCCGTCCCCGACCGCGACCGACTCGTGGTCGCCCTGCAGGAGACCGCGGCGTTCACGTTCCACTACATCGACCAGGTCAGCGCGCGCGTCGGCGCCGAGCACATCGCCGAGCGCGAGCGGCTGCAGCGGCGCGCCGCGCTCGTGCGCGCCGACGTCGTCCGGTCGGTCCTGGCCGGGGAGCGCGTCGACCCCGGTGCCGCCGAGCGCGCGCTGGGCCACCCGCTCGCGCCGCCGCACCTGGCGTTCGTCTGCTGGACCGCCGGTGACCCGGCCGCGCTCGAGCGCGCCGCCCAGGCGCTCGCGCAGGTGCTCGGCGGGCCCCGGCCGCTGCTCGTGCCGGACGGCCCGGCGGTCCTGGGCGTCTGGGCGATCGCCGGGCCGGGCCCCGTCCCGACCGACGCGCTCGCCCGCGCGGTGCGCGACGCCGCCCCCGAGGTGCACGTGGCGTGCGGCGCCCCGGCCCCCGGGCTCGCCGGCTTCCGCGTGAGCCGCGAGCAGGCCGAGCGCGCCCGCCGCGTCGCGCAGCTCGCGGACCGCCGGCCCGGCCTCACCGCCTACGCCGAGGTGGCGCTCGCCGACCTGCTCAGCCGTGACCTCGAGGCGGCGCGGGCGTTCGTCGCCGCGGAGCTCGGCGCGCTCGCCGACCCGCACGACGGTGCCGCCGGTCGCGCCCGCGAGGCTCTCGCCGCGGTGGTCGCGCCCGACGGCGGGATCGCCGCGGCGGCCCGGGCCCTGGACCTGCACCGCAACACGGTGCTGCAGCGGGTCCGCCGCGGCGAGGAGCTGCGCGGGCGCCCGCTGACCGAGCGACCGGCGGAGCTGCACGCCGCCCTGCTGCTGGCCCAGGTGCTCGGCCCGGCGGTCCTGCGCTCCTGA
- a CDS encoding fatty acid desaturase, with translation MSTPTESPVTVRRIPNPAEPVPAVAVPTLLLLVGGLALWTASTALYLADDLAWWATIPLNALAGYLLFTVAHDAGHHSASSIKWLNDLMGRLSTPLFALHAAFPVWRFIHMQHHRFTNHDDGDDPDHYTMRGPAWQKPLRWLSIDYHYVAFYLPKLRTRKRAEQVEGVVFLLLGIAVPVALIATGNVVTWLVVLFVPSRVAILWLAYAFDYLPHHGLHHKPTEDRLKTTRNRIGGERWVSPLLLYQNYHLVHHLHPVVPFYRYIAVWRRNERQYVDGDPSLSTLGGREITADEYRRMRELVEHH, from the coding sequence ATGTCCACCCCCACCGAATCGCCCGTCACCGTCCGCCGCATCCCGAACCCCGCCGAGCCCGTCCCGGCCGTCGCGGTCCCGACGCTGCTGCTGCTCGTCGGCGGCCTCGCGCTGTGGACCGCCTCGACGGCGCTCTACCTCGCCGACGACCTCGCCTGGTGGGCGACGATCCCGCTGAACGCGCTCGCCGGGTACCTGCTCTTCACGGTCGCCCACGACGCCGGCCACCACTCGGCGTCGAGCATCAAGTGGCTCAACGACCTGATGGGCCGGCTCTCGACGCCGCTGTTCGCGCTGCACGCCGCGTTCCCGGTCTGGCGCTTCATCCACATGCAGCACCACCGCTTCACCAACCACGACGACGGCGACGACCCCGACCACTACACGATGCGCGGGCCCGCCTGGCAGAAGCCGCTGCGCTGGCTGAGCATCGACTATCACTACGTCGCCTTCTACCTGCCGAAGCTGCGGACCCGCAAGCGCGCCGAGCAGGTCGAGGGCGTCGTCTTCCTCCTGCTCGGGATCGCGGTCCCCGTCGCGCTGATCGCGACCGGCAACGTCGTCACCTGGCTCGTCGTGCTGTTCGTGCCGTCCCGCGTCGCGATCCTCTGGCTCGCCTACGCGTTCGACTACCTCCCGCACCACGGGCTGCACCACAAGCCGACCGAGGACCGGCTGAAGACCACGCGCAACCGCATCGGCGGCGAGCGCTGGGTCTCCCCCCTGCTGCTGTACCAGAACTACCACCTGGTCCACCACCTGCATCCGGTCGTCCCGTTCTACCGGTACATCGCGGTGTGGCGGCGCAACGAGCGCCAGTACGTCGACGGCGACCCGTCGCTCTCGACCCTCGGCGGGCGCGAGATCACCGCCGACGAGTACCGCCGGATGCGCGAGCTCGTCGAGCACCACTGA
- a CDS encoding arginase family protein: MSVRVVGLLCPTSDRRDFAGDDTAALASLLARTAGMADGPRLIGSAAQASPARFEDDLRERRGCLLEAGGQVEDALREGDRPVLVAASCSVCTTTIPAVLRERPDTVVLWLDAHGDFNTPDTTPSAYLGGMCLAAACGVWDDGLGAEPKLDPAQIVFHGVRDLDAAERDLLDGFAVEILEHPSQVLDAVRGRPVFVHLDLDVLDPELLPTEFPAAGGLTDGALKQLLRDVCREAELVGAEIASFAAPDRLALCAAAAGPLAEA; this comes from the coding sequence GTGAGCGTGCGGGTCGTCGGGCTGCTGTGCCCGACGAGCGACCGTCGCGACTTCGCCGGGGACGACACCGCGGCGCTCGCCTCGCTGCTCGCGCGCACCGCCGGGATGGCGGACGGCCCGCGCCTGATCGGCTCGGCCGCGCAGGCGTCGCCGGCCCGCTTCGAGGACGACCTGCGCGAGCGTCGCGGCTGCCTGCTGGAGGCCGGGGGACAGGTGGAGGACGCGCTGCGCGAGGGGGACCGGCCGGTGCTCGTCGCCGCCTCGTGCAGCGTCTGCACCACGACGATCCCGGCGGTGCTGCGCGAGCGGCCCGACACCGTCGTGCTCTGGCTCGACGCCCACGGCGACTTCAACACCCCGGACACCACGCCGTCGGCCTACCTCGGCGGGATGTGCCTGGCGGCCGCCTGCGGCGTCTGGGACGACGGGCTCGGCGCCGAGCCCAAGCTCGACCCCGCCCAGATCGTCTTCCACGGCGTCCGCGACCTCGACGCCGCCGAGCGCGACCTCCTCGACGGCTTCGCGGTCGAGATCCTCGAGCATCCCTCGCAGGTGCTCGACGCGGTCCGGGGCCGGCCCGTGTTCGTCCACCTGGACCTCGACGTGCTGGACCCCGAGCTGCTGCCGACCGAGTTCCCGGCCGCCGGCGGCCTGACCGACGGCGCCCTCAAGCAGCTGCTGCGCGACGTGTGCCGCGAGGCCGAGCTCGTCGGGGCGGAGATCGCGTCGTTCGCCGCCCCGGACCGGCTCGCGCTCTGCGCCGCCGCGGCCGGCCCGCTGGCCGAGGCCTGA
- a CDS encoding enoyl-CoA hydratase/isomerase family protein, producing the protein MTYDTLQYDVTDGVATIAMDQPDTRNAMSDELLTDLLAALAAARDDDAARVVVLASTHESTWSAGGNLAGFASEAPLVHKHQGTDRFPSVFKLIGQLGKPVIASIDGHCLAGAFGLALACDLIVASDKATFGTPEINVGVFPFMIAALIYRNVPRKTTNELLFLGDRIDAQEAKRLNVVNVVVPRDEHAAKVAEWAGRLAAKSPLMMKLGKDAMYRQMDQPFEDALDFLRSQLTIAFATDDIQEGVKAFFEKRDPVWTGR; encoded by the coding sequence GTGACCTACGACACGCTCCAGTACGACGTCACCGACGGCGTCGCGACCATCGCGATGGACCAGCCGGACACGCGCAACGCGATGTCCGACGAGCTCCTGACCGACCTGCTCGCCGCGCTCGCCGCGGCCCGGGACGACGACGCCGCCCGCGTCGTGGTCCTCGCCTCCACCCACGAGAGCACCTGGTCGGCCGGCGGCAACCTCGCCGGCTTCGCCTCCGAGGCGCCGCTCGTCCACAAGCACCAGGGGACCGACCGGTTCCCCTCGGTCTTCAAGCTCATCGGCCAGCTCGGCAAGCCCGTGATCGCGTCGATCGACGGCCACTGCCTCGCCGGGGCGTTCGGCCTCGCGCTCGCGTGCGACCTCATCGTCGCGTCGGACAAGGCGACCTTCGGCACGCCCGAGATCAACGTCGGCGTCTTCCCGTTCATGATCGCCGCGCTGATCTACCGCAACGTGCCGCGCAAGACGACCAACGAGCTGCTGTTCCTCGGCGACCGCATCGACGCCCAGGAGGCGAAGCGGCTGAACGTCGTCAACGTCGTCGTGCCGCGCGACGAGCACGCCGCGAAGGTCGCCGAGTGGGCCGGGCGGCTGGCCGCGAAGTCCCCGCTGATGATGAAGCTCGGCAAGGACGCGATGTACCGCCAGATGGACCAGCCCTTCGAGGACGCCCTGGACTTCCTGCGCTCGCAGCTGACGATCGCCTTCGCGACCGACGACATCCAGGAGGGCGTCAAGGCGTTCTTCGAGAAGCGCGACCCCGTCTGGACCGGCCGGTGA
- a CDS encoding acyl-CoA dehydrogenase family protein: MATTETVLKPDHTGSRKHFIFTEEHDRLRESIRAFVVKECAPHAEEWEEQTFPDSIIRRMGELGFLGLAMPEEYGGQGGDYYASLVLAEEMAHADCGGLAMGVAVQTDMAMPPIHLFGTEEQKQRWLVPAIKGEAILALGITEPDAGSDVAGIKTRAVYDAATDEYVINGSKTYITNGHRADVIVLVTKTDPDAGHGGITLFLVPMDTPGVIREQKLKKLGMNASDTALLAFQDVRVPASAMLGEEGKGFYHISWELQGERLIGAAGCVAGAQRVFDRTMQYALERKAFGREIGRFQVTRHKFAEMATKIETARQMVYMTAWRFENGEYPVREISMAKLYASRIAVEVADECIQIHGGAGYMKEYGIERAWRDLRLNRIGAGTDEIMLEVIGRSYGL; encoded by the coding sequence ATGGCCACCACCGAGACGGTCCTCAAGCCCGACCACACGGGCTCGCGCAAGCACTTCATCTTCACCGAGGAGCACGACCGCCTGCGCGAGTCGATCCGCGCGTTCGTCGTCAAGGAGTGCGCGCCGCACGCGGAGGAGTGGGAGGAGCAGACGTTCCCCGACTCGATCATCCGCCGCATGGGCGAGCTCGGGTTCCTCGGCCTCGCGATGCCCGAGGAGTACGGCGGCCAGGGCGGCGACTACTACGCGAGCCTCGTGCTCGCCGAGGAGATGGCCCACGCCGACTGCGGCGGGCTCGCCATGGGCGTCGCCGTCCAGACCGACATGGCGATGCCGCCGATCCACCTGTTCGGCACCGAGGAGCAGAAGCAGCGCTGGCTCGTCCCGGCCATCAAGGGTGAGGCGATCCTCGCGCTCGGCATCACCGAGCCCGACGCGGGCTCCGACGTCGCCGGCATCAAGACCCGCGCCGTCTACGACGCCGCCACCGACGAGTACGTCATCAACGGCTCCAAGACCTACATCACCAACGGCCACCGCGCCGACGTGATCGTCCTCGTGACGAAGACCGACCCCGACGCCGGTCACGGCGGGATCACGCTGTTCCTCGTCCCGATGGACACGCCGGGCGTCATCCGCGAGCAGAAGCTCAAGAAGCTCGGCATGAACGCGTCCGACACCGCGCTGCTCGCCTTCCAGGACGTCCGCGTCCCGGCGAGCGCGATGCTCGGCGAGGAGGGCAAGGGCTTCTACCACATCAGCTGGGAGCTCCAGGGCGAGCGGCTGATCGGCGCCGCGGGCTGCGTCGCCGGGGCGCAGCGCGTCTTCGACCGCACGATGCAGTACGCGCTGGAGCGCAAGGCGTTCGGCCGCGAGATCGGCCGCTTCCAGGTCACCCGGCACAAGTTCGCCGAGATGGCCACGAAGATCGAGACCGCGCGGCAGATGGTCTACATGACCGCCTGGCGGTTCGAGAACGGCGAGTACCCGGTCCGCGAGATCTCGATGGCCAAGCTGTACGCGTCGCGGATCGCGGTCGAGGTCGCCGACGAGTGCATCCAGATCCACGGCGGCGCCGGGTACATGAAGGAGTACGGCATCGAGCGCGCCTGGCGCGACCTGCGGCTCAACCGCATCGGCGCCGGCACCGACGAGATCATGCTCGAGGTCATCGGGCGCTCGTACGGGCTGTGA
- a CDS encoding PIN domain nuclease: MYLVDTSVLARSNAPAVDERLEPLIKSGLVAVCAVVELEVGVTARSPAMYRENDAVFAAAFARAPIEEPVVRRALQVQAALAERSQHRGVPVNDLVIAACAERGGLTVLHYDADFDTIAQVTGQPMEWIVPRGTVD; encoded by the coding sequence GTGTATCTGGTTGATACGAGCGTCCTTGCGCGCTCGAACGCGCCGGCGGTCGACGAACGGCTCGAGCCCCTGATCAAGAGCGGGCTCGTCGCGGTCTGCGCCGTCGTGGAACTGGAAGTCGGCGTCACCGCCCGTTCCCCCGCGATGTACCGCGAGAACGATGCCGTCTTCGCCGCCGCCTTCGCGCGGGCCCCGATCGAAGAGCCGGTGGTGCGCCGCGCACTGCAGGTCCAGGCGGCCCTCGCGGAGCGCAGTCAGCATCGTGGAGTTCCGGTGAACGATCTCGTCATCGCCGCCTGCGCCGAGCGCGGAGGCCTGACGGTCCTGCACTACGACGCGGACTTCGACACGATCGCGCAGGTCACCGGCCAGCCGATGGAGTGGATCGTGCCGCGCGGCACGGTGGACTGA
- a CDS encoding type II toxin-antitoxin system VapB family antitoxin — protein sequence MKRTTIELDEDRLRLAQEALGTTGIKDTVEEALARVVRVHAYRKLRANIAASDYADRPDDIRRDATRDVDAMVSPRVSG from the coding sequence GTGAAGCGCACGACGATCGAGCTCGACGAGGACCGGTTGCGCTTGGCGCAGGAGGCGCTCGGGACGACGGGGATCAAGGACACCGTGGAGGAGGCGCTGGCGCGGGTCGTGCGGGTCCACGCGTACCGGAAGCTCCGGGCGAACATCGCGGCGTCCGACTACGCGGACCGGCCGGACGACATCCGGCGTGACGCGACCCGTGACGTGGACGCCATGGTGAGTCCGCGTGTATCTGGTTGA
- a CDS encoding helicase HerA-like domain-containing protein, which yields MSDFAADVTTAYAIDGPFIDLGRGVLGDETHPDAMVRVPLAMMNRHGLVAGATGTGKTRTLQVLAEQLSAGGVACLVADVKGDLSGIADPGDPSPEGAAAKRCAKLGVPFEPTGFPVEYLSLGGIGAGVPVRATVSDFGPQLLAKILGANETQEQSLQLVFHYADTHELPLLDLADLRALLQFLDSDAGKAELEGIGGLSSATVGVLLRSLIGLETGGGNEFFGEPQFDITDLIRTAPDGRGVISCLELAGVQDKPQLFSTALMWMLAELFETLPEAGDLPKPKLVFFFDEAHLLFADATDAFLQSVVQTVRLIRSKGVGVFFVTQTPKDVPGDVLGQLGNRVQHALRAFTPDDAKALRATVGTFPKSDIYDLEELLPKLGIGEAIVTVLDEDGVPTPVVQTKLSAPRARMAPTDDVAAAVAASPLDAKYGTRLDNQSAREILAARIEDATAPEPAPAAPAPTPDAEHVPYPRKAPSRRKRTPAGDAVGGGTGAIGDFLNSRQGKTLQRQVVRGMFDLLRKKL from the coding sequence ATGAGCGACTTCGCCGCCGACGTGACCACGGCCTACGCGATCGACGGACCGTTCATCGACCTCGGTCGCGGGGTCCTCGGGGACGAGACCCATCCCGACGCGATGGTCCGGGTGCCGCTGGCGATGATGAATCGCCACGGGCTCGTCGCGGGCGCGACGGGCACGGGCAAGACCCGCACGCTCCAGGTGCTCGCCGAGCAGCTCTCGGCCGGCGGCGTGGCCTGCCTGGTGGCCGACGTGAAGGGCGACCTCAGCGGCATCGCCGACCCCGGAGACCCGAGCCCCGAGGGCGCGGCCGCCAAGCGCTGCGCGAAGCTCGGCGTCCCCTTCGAGCCGACCGGCTTCCCCGTCGAGTACCTGTCGCTCGGCGGGATCGGCGCGGGCGTCCCGGTCCGCGCGACGGTCAGCGACTTCGGCCCGCAGCTGCTCGCCAAGATCCTCGGCGCCAACGAGACGCAGGAGCAGTCGCTGCAGCTCGTCTTCCACTACGCGGACACGCACGAGCTGCCGCTGCTCGACCTCGCCGACCTGCGCGCGCTCCTGCAGTTCCTCGACAGCGACGCGGGGAAGGCCGAGCTCGAGGGCATCGGCGGGCTCTCCTCCGCGACCGTCGGCGTCCTGCTGCGCAGCCTCATCGGGCTCGAGACCGGCGGCGGCAACGAGTTCTTCGGCGAGCCGCAGTTCGACATCACCGACCTGATCCGCACCGCACCCGACGGGCGCGGCGTCATCAGCTGCCTCGAGCTCGCCGGCGTCCAGGACAAGCCGCAGCTCTTCAGCACCGCGCTGATGTGGATGCTCGCCGAGCTCTTCGAGACGCTCCCGGAGGCCGGGGACCTCCCGAAGCCCAAGCTCGTCTTCTTCTTCGACGAGGCGCACCTGCTGTTCGCCGACGCCACCGACGCGTTCCTGCAGTCGGTCGTCCAGACCGTGCGGCTGATCCGCTCCAAGGGCGTCGGCGTCTTCTTCGTCACGCAGACCCCCAAGGACGTCCCGGGCGACGTGCTCGGGCAGCTCGGCAACCGGGTGCAGCACGCGCTGCGCGCGTTCACGCCCGACGACGCCAAGGCGCTGCGGGCGACCGTCGGGACCTTCCCCAAGAGCGACATCTACGACCTCGAGGAGCTCCTCCCGAAGCTCGGGATCGGCGAGGCGATCGTCACCGTCCTGGACGAGGACGGCGTGCCGACCCCGGTCGTGCAGACGAAGCTCAGCGCGCCCCGGGCGCGGATGGCGCCGACCGACGACGTCGCCGCGGCGGTCGCCGCCTCGCCGCTGGACGCGAAGTACGGCACGCGGCTCGACAACCAGAGCGCCCGCGAGATCCTCGCCGCGCGGATCGAGGACGCCACGGCGCCCGAGCCCGCCCCCGCGGCCCCTGCTCCCACCCCCGACGCCGAGCACGTCCCCTATCCCAGGAAGGCGCCCTCCCGCCGCAAGCGGACCCCGGCCGGCGACGCGGTCGGCGGCGGGACCGGCGCGATCGGCGACTTCCTCAACTCCCGCCAGGGCAAGACGCTGCAGCGCCAGGTGGTGCGCGGCATGTTCGACCTCCTCCGAAAGAAGCTGTGA
- a CDS encoding acyl-CoA dehydrogenase family protein has translation MSTSTDQYRTSDTVAIRPPFTQEHEDLRASIRRWVAAELAPNADRWEEDRWFPDSLFHRMAELGFLGLKYPEEYGGQGGDHLHQAVMAEELAWCGSGGVAAGVGAHMDIATPPIFKFGTEDQKQRYLVPAIRGEKIAALAITEPDAGSDVAGIRTHAKRVDGGWLINGSKMFITNGVRAHVHVAAVKTTPEGGHGGMSFFLVDARGEDGELLPGVTTSKIEKLGWHASDTGLISYEDVFVADDQLLGELNKGFYLIMANFQWERLLMALGAIGGMQAAFEQTLAFVQERHAFGRAIGSFQVSRHKLAEIATTIEAGRCITYNALRLFHEGHDAVREVTMAKLATQRACFDVMDQCLQLHGGAGYMQEYGIERAARDARLGPIGGGTDEIMKEILGKTMGL, from the coding sequence ATGAGCACCTCCACCGACCAGTACCGCACGTCCGACACGGTCGCGATCCGTCCTCCGTTCACCCAGGAGCACGAGGACCTGCGCGCCTCGATCCGCCGCTGGGTCGCCGCGGAGCTCGCCCCCAACGCCGACCGCTGGGAGGAGGACCGCTGGTTCCCCGACAGCCTCTTCCACCGCATGGCGGAGCTCGGCTTCCTCGGCCTGAAGTACCCGGAGGAGTACGGCGGCCAGGGGGGCGACCACCTGCACCAGGCCGTGATGGCCGAGGAGCTCGCCTGGTGCGGCTCCGGGGGCGTGGCGGCCGGCGTCGGCGCCCACATGGACATCGCGACGCCGCCGATCTTCAAGTTCGGCACCGAGGACCAGAAGCAGCGCTACCTCGTACCCGCCATCCGCGGCGAGAAGATCGCGGCCCTCGCCATCACCGAGCCCGACGCCGGGTCCGACGTGGCGGGCATCCGCACCCACGCCAAGCGGGTCGACGGCGGCTGGCTCATCAACGGCTCGAAGATGTTCATCACCAACGGCGTGCGCGCGCACGTCCACGTCGCCGCCGTGAAGACGACGCCCGAGGGCGGCCACGGCGGCATGAGCTTCTTCCTCGTCGACGCCCGCGGCGAGGACGGCGAGCTGCTCCCCGGGGTCACGACCTCGAAGATCGAGAAGCTCGGCTGGCACGCCTCCGACACCGGCCTCATCTCCTACGAGGACGTGTTCGTCGCCGACGACCAGCTCCTCGGAGAGCTCAACAAGGGCTTCTACCTGATCATGGCCAACTTCCAGTGGGAGCGGCTGCTCATGGCGCTCGGCGCGATCGGCGGCATGCAGGCCGCGTTCGAGCAGACGCTCGCGTTCGTGCAGGAGCGCCACGCGTTCGGTCGCGCGATCGGGTCCTTCCAGGTCAGCCGGCACAAGCTCGCCGAGATCGCCACGACGATCGAGGCCGGGCGCTGCATCACCTACAACGCGCTGCGCCTCTTCCACGAGGGCCACGACGCGGTCCGCGAGGTCACGATGGCCAAGCTCGCCACCCAGCGCGCCTGCTTCGACGTGATGGACCAGTGCCTGCAGCTGCACGGCGGCGCCGGTTACATGCAGGAGTACGGCATCGAGCGCGCCGCCCGCGACGCGCGCCTGGGTCCGATCGGCGGCGGCACCGACGAGATCATGAAGGAGATCCTCGGCAAGACGATGGGGCTCTGA
- a CDS encoding SDR family NAD(P)-dependent oxidoreductase — MGVLDDKVAIVTGSARGIGRATAELLSAQGAKVVINDLDADVAQQTASEIAGETAVFGGDLTKGDAPEQLIQTAIDAWGKIDIIVNNAGYTLDAPIHKMSDDWWDRMVAIHQTVPFKVLRAAAPHLREPAKKEKEEGVEVFRKIVNVASISGTMGNAGQANYSAAKNGVVGLTKTVAKEWGQFKINCNAVAFGFVDTRLTQSKVDDNTMEIDGEKVQLGIPDQMRAMAAMMIPLGRPATVEEAAGGIFFLCSPWSNYVHGQVLNVSGGVINGMMS; from the coding sequence ATGGGAGTCCTCGACGACAAGGTCGCCATCGTCACCGGCTCGGCCCGCGGCATCGGCCGCGCGACCGCCGAGCTGCTGAGCGCCCAGGGCGCGAAGGTCGTCATCAACGACCTCGACGCCGACGTCGCCCAGCAGACCGCGTCGGAGATCGCGGGCGAGACCGCCGTCTTCGGCGGTGACCTCACCAAGGGCGATGCGCCCGAGCAGCTGATCCAGACCGCGATCGACGCCTGGGGCAAGATCGACATCATCGTCAACAACGCGGGCTACACGCTCGACGCGCCGATCCACAAGATGAGCGACGACTGGTGGGACCGGATGGTCGCGATCCACCAGACCGTGCCGTTCAAGGTGCTGCGCGCCGCCGCCCCGCACCTGCGCGAGCCGGCGAAGAAGGAGAAGGAGGAGGGCGTCGAGGTCTTCCGCAAGATCGTCAACGTCGCCTCGATCTCCGGCACGATGGGCAACGCCGGCCAGGCGAACTACTCCGCCGCGAAGAACGGCGTCGTCGGTCTCACGAAGACCGTCGCCAAGGAGTGGGGCCAGTTCAAGATCAACTGCAACGCGGTCGCGTTCGGCTTCGTCGACACGCGCCTGACGCAGTCCAAGGTGGACGACAACACCATGGAGATCGACGGCGAGAAGGTCCAGCTCGGCATCCCGGACCAGATGCGCGCGATGGCCGCGATGATGATCCCGCTCGGTCGCCCCGCGACCGTCGAGGAGGCCGCGGGCGGCATCTTCTTCCTCTGCTCGCCCTGGTCCAACTACGTGCACGGCCAGGTGCTGAACGTCTCGGGCGGCGTCATCAACGGGATGATGTCCTGA
- a CDS encoding GNAT family N-acetyltransferase yields MREEDLDVLLPLVRAYTRFYEETGGFTPPTDEALLALSRALLDRPDHDGVQLLARDPSTGEALGFATIYWTFSTLSAARVAVMNDLYVTPAARGSGLAERLIEACRERALARGCASLQWTTALDNHRAQRVYDRVGGTRSEWLHYALPTDR; encoded by the coding sequence GTGCGGGAGGAGGACCTCGACGTCCTCCTCCCGCTCGTGCGCGCGTACACCCGCTTCTACGAGGAGACCGGCGGGTTCACCCCGCCCACCGACGAGGCGCTGCTCGCGCTCTCGCGGGCGCTCCTGGACCGGCCCGATCACGACGGCGTGCAGCTGCTGGCGCGCGACCCGTCGACCGGCGAGGCGCTCGGCTTCGCCACGATCTACTGGACGTTCTCGACCCTGTCGGCCGCGCGCGTCGCGGTGATGAACGACCTCTACGTCACCCCTGCCGCCCGCGGGAGCGGCCTCGCCGAGCGGCTGATCGAGGCCTGCCGGGAGCGGGCCCTCGCGCGCGGCTGCGCGTCGCTGCAGTGGACCACCGCGCTCGACAACCACCGCGCCCAGCGCGTGTACGACCGCGTCGGCGGGACGCGATCGGAGTGGCTGCACTACGCACTCCCGACCGACCGGTAG
- a CDS encoding DUF4440 domain-containing protein, with protein MPDPLVTVPELLPVQAELLALEPVFHQPAFGTGGADYDARMVEDYFHVGASGGVYARADVLRTVVERGPTPGEETWTVTDPCCRRLGPDTYALTYALDQAGRRTRRVTLWQRAPAGWQVVYHQGTVVSDGAPA; from the coding sequence GTGCCCGATCCGCTCGTCACCGTCCCCGAGCTCCTGCCCGTGCAGGCGGAGCTGCTCGCGCTGGAGCCCGTGTTCCACCAGCCCGCGTTCGGCACCGGCGGCGCGGACTACGACGCGCGGATGGTGGAGGACTACTTCCACGTCGGCGCGTCCGGGGGCGTGTACGCGCGCGCCGACGTGCTGCGGACCGTGGTGGAGCGCGGCCCGACGCCCGGCGAGGAGACCTGGACGGTCACGGACCCCTGCTGCCGGCGCCTGGGCCCGGACACCTACGCGCTGACCTACGCGCTCGACCAGGCGGGACGGCGCACCCGTCGCGTCACGCTGTGGCAGCGCGCACCGGCGGGCTGGCAGGTCGTCTACCACCAGGGCACCGTCGTCAGCGACGGCGCACCGGCCTGA